CCAACCAATCCACAAATTCATTGGCCAATCGGTCACGAGAAAATTTTTCTTCTGCCAGTAGGCGAGCGTTCTTTCCATACTCGCGACGCAGCACTGGATCATCCGCCAGTAAACAAAGGGTGTCAGCAAAGGCCTCCGGATTACGGGGAGGGATGGCAATACCACAGCGATGCTTATTAATCATATCCGCCAACCAACCGGGATAATTGTTCAGCACAGGCAATCCGGAAGAAATGTAGTCAAAGAACTTATTGGGCGATGTTCCATAGTAAAACGCAGGCACATCATCAAGAATCATCATCCCTATATCACAACAACTTACTACACGATTAAGTATATTCTTAGGCATGGGATCGAAAAAGCGGCAATTATCCAAGTCCTCTGCTTTCGTTCTTTCAATTAAAGACGGCTTCAATTTCCCATCACCGATAAAAACCAATACAATATCCATTCGGCCCCGTTCCTTAAGAACGCGCGCCGTATCCAAAACAGCATCCAAACCATTGGCCATTCCATGGGCACCTGTAAACACGGCCACGCAGTCGGTCGGCTTCACACCGGGCAAATTCAGAGCTTCTCTCTTTCCAGGCTGGAAAAGATCCAGATCGCATCCATTAGGAATCATGGCAATCGCGTGATTCCGGGGACTGCGTTTAGCGATTCCTTCTTTGAGTCCTGGCGCAAGGGCAATGAAAGCCGACGCCGTCCGATAACTCATCCATGCCAAAACGGACCTACCCGACAGTACCAGTGGGTTTTTCACCACACCCATCGCTTTGGGCAGTTCCGGCCATAGGTCTCTGACTTCAAAAACAAACGGTTTTCTTCGCAACGGGCTGGCAAAAATTCCAGGAATGCCGGCAGTAAGCGGAGTAGATGTAGCAAAAAGAAGATCGTAATCCATTAGCAGAGCAAGCCCCGTACTTCGCAAAGCATAGCGCAAGAACACCCATGCGCGTCGCGGAAGGCTCATGTAATTACTATACTCCAGATCGAATTGAATGACCCGAATACCGTCAATAACACCTTCGCGAATTAATCCATCGGCGCTGCCGAGCAAGTTCAAGCCATCTTTGCCTCGTCGGACGCAAACCATCGTCACTTCATGCCCTCGGGATATCAATTGCCGGGCCATTTCATAAGATCGCGTCCCACCGGCAGTGTTTGGTGTTGTAAAATACTGATGAAAGTACAGGATATGCATAATTCAAAAACGTCAATGGCTACTGTGGGCCAAGCACAATCCGGGTGGTTATCTCGTGACAGCCTTGGCCGACGGTTATGACCAGTGTATCGACAGGT
Above is a window of Candidatus Hydrogenedentota bacterium DNA encoding:
- a CDS encoding glycosyltransferase family 4 protein, whose amino-acid sequence is MHILYFHQYFTTPNTAGGTRSYEMARQLISRGHEVTMVCVRRGKDGLNLLGSADGLIREGVIDGIRVIQFDLEYSNYMSLPRRAWVFLRYALRSTGLALLMDYDLLFATSTPLTAGIPGIFASPLRRKPFVFEVRDLWPELPKAMGVVKNPLVLSGRSVLAWMSYRTASAFIALAPGLKEGIAKRSPRNHAIAMIPNGCDLDLFQPGKREALNLPGVKPTDCVAVFTGAHGMANGLDAVLDTARVLKERGRMDIVLVFIGDGKLKPSLIERTKAEDLDNCRFFDPMPKNILNRVVSCCDIGMMILDDVPAFYYGTSPNKFFDYISSGLPVLNNYPGWLADMINKHRCGIAIPPRNPEAFADTLCLLADDPVLRREYGKNARLLAEEKFSRDRLANEFVDWLEAVYAKSRDKVA